One genomic region from Oceaniferula flava encodes:
- a CDS encoding LysM peptidoglycan-binding domain-containing protein: MKGSVILAMAATALLPLLLNSCGSSGGGSVSENRSNRGFNPGVGPFDSRGNYVEKWADDKSKGRWWRSSSVRESAVAKTETKKPTTPAVAPPVIASNVTPSPAAASRPTYQPRPPVGTSRPTPTPRPRPAVVSKPKPKPKPVARTKPKSKPPIRHVIKKGDTLYGLSRKYGTSVTAIQRANGLKGTNLRIGKSLLIPRY; encoded by the coding sequence ATGAAAGGATCTGTGATTTTAGCGATGGCCGCCACGGCCCTGCTTCCCTTGTTACTCAACAGCTGCGGCAGCAGTGGTGGCGGCAGTGTCTCTGAGAACCGATCCAACCGCGGCTTCAACCCGGGCGTTGGCCCCTTCGACAGTCGGGGTAATTACGTCGAAAAATGGGCCGATGACAAAAGTAAAGGCCGCTGGTGGCGTAGCTCCAGCGTCAGGGAGTCCGCCGTGGCGAAAACGGAGACCAAGAAACCGACCACACCCGCCGTGGCCCCTCCGGTCATTGCCTCCAATGTCACCCCAAGTCCTGCCGCCGCCTCACGCCCCACGTATCAGCCACGCCCACCCGTTGGCACCTCTCGCCCGACCCCCACACCGCGCCCCAGACCGGCGGTTGTTTCCAAACCCAAGCCAAAACCGAAACCGGTGGCTCGCACCAAACCCAAGAGCAAACCACCGATCCGTCACGTGATCAAAAAAGGCGACACCCTCTACGGTCTCTCACGCAAATACGGCACCAGCGTCACCGCCATCCAGCGCGCCAACGGCTTGAAAGGCACCAATCTCAGAATCGGCAAAAGCCTGCTGATTCCCCGCTATTAA